The segment CCCGTGCCTGGCGGGCCTACGAGAAGCACTCCTTTTGGAATTCTCGCCCCCAATTCTATGAATTTTTTCGGGTTTTTTAAAAACTCTACCACTTCCTGGAGTTCTTCCTTGGCTTCATCTACACCAGCCACATCTTTAAAAGTTACTCTCTTTTTGTCATCAGTGTGAAGCCTGGCCCTGCTCCGGCCAAAGCTCATCACCCTGCTGCCGCCGCCCTGGCTCTGCTGCATAATAAAAAACCACGCACCGACAAAAAGTAAACCCATCAATATAGAAGGAATTATCTGAGACCACCAGGGAACTGTAGGTACAGGCTGGGCTATGAGTGCGAGTTCTCCTCTGTCTATTCTCGGCTGAATTCTCTCAATGAACACCGTTTTATCGGGAACGTAACTCGTAAATTTCCTGCCGTCTTTCAGAGTCCCTTCTATATTGTTGTCCATCATTTTTATTTCCTTTACACTTCCATTGTCAATAAGGCGAATCAGGTCAGTATATCCTATCCTCTCTTGAATTTCGCTCCTTGTGGAGTACCACTGTACAAGAGATAAAAGCAGGATAAATATTAAAAGGTAAAAACTTGCATTTCGAAGAAAATTGTTCAAAATTGCTCCTCCCTTCAAGGGCCGTATAATCCCTTCGATATTCTACCACAATATTATCATATTTGCAAAACCCTAAAAATCTTTGGTTTCAATTCGCTACTTTTACAGCCTCTTCTTTTAAAATCCCTATGAACGGGAGATTTCTGTATTTTTCGTTGTAGTCGAGTCCATAACCCACTACGAAATAGTCAGGAATCTCAAATCCCAAGTAGTCCACCTTTATTTTAACTTTTCGGCGGCTGGGCTTATCTAAAAGTGTACAAATTTTTATGCTGGCAGGCTTTCTGGATTTCAGCATGTTATATAGATAGCTCAAGGTCAGCCCCGAGTCGATAATATCTTCTACAATCAAAATGTTCTTTCCTTCTATGTTCTCGTCAAGGTCCTTCAAAATTCTTACTACTCCGGAAGACTCGGTGGATGCACCGTAGCTCGACACCGCCATGAAATCCACCTGAAGCGGCAAATCTATATGCCTGATAAGGTCAGCAATAAAAAGCACCGCTCCTTTTAAAACTCCTACGAGCAATATGTCTTTTTTATCTCTGTAGTCTTCAGTTATTCTTTTGCCCAATTCCTTGAGTTTTTTCTTTATCTCCTCTTCACTTATTAAAATTTCTTTTATATCTTCCAGCACGGCCATTCCTCCTGCATTTTATTTTTCATTTTCATCTCCAGTACCAGCACCTTTTTCGTACTTTCGGTAACCTTATACCTTTCGTCGATCCTCATGCCGCAAACCCATAGTATTTGGTCTCCCGAAACGACGAGCGGCACCCTATCCCTTTCTCTCACGGGGATTTTGTTGTCCACGAAAAAATCCTGTAGTTTCTTAAAAAATCCGCTTCCTAACGGAATGAATCTATCCCCTGGCTTGCGGTTTCTCACCGCCAGTCGTTCCTCTATCCTTTCATAATCAAGATACGCATAATGAGGATTTTTCTCAAAAGAAAAGTCTTTTTTTGCTTCTAACACTCGAGCGCCAATTATAACTCCCGCTTCGGGTATTTCAACTTCCCCAGGCACAAGAAGTTCGTAGTAAAAACTTTGTGTCTTTGGTGGAGACTTCCCGTAAATATAAAAATACTCGTAGCTTTTCTCACCCACAAGCCCGCGCGGCAAATTTAATCTGCTTCCCGTCGGTTTTTCTTTTATAAACTCCACCAACATTTTGGCGTGCCTGTATTCAAAGTCCTGCAGATTTCCCAGAATTTCCTCCACTGCCTTTCTCACTACCCTGAACTTCAGGGAATCGTGCATTTTTTCAAACTTTTCCAAATTTATCATCACACCGCAGGACATTCTTTTGACCGCACCGCTGTAAGCTTCCCTTGAAAGCTCTTCCAGCAAAGACACATCAAGGGAAGCAATTTCCGAAAGCTTTTTTAGAGAGGTCGAAAGATGCGGACAGTATTCCCTCTTTATGAGCGGAAGCAATTCCAGCCTAATTTTATTTCTGAAATAGATGGTCTGAAAATTTGTACTGTCTATCCTGAAAGGAATACCCTTCTTTTTCAGGTATTCCTCGATAGCACCCCTTTCAACTTCTATTAAAGGGCGGATGTAATGGTCCCTTACCGGCTCGATGCCCACGAGTCCCTCAATCCCACTGCCCCTGAATATATTCATCAAAATTGTCTCCTCGCGGTCATTGCTGTTATGTGCAAGGGCAATCCGGCTGGCCTTGATTTTTTCCCTTACGCGCTCAAAAAAGGCATATCTTACCCTTCGGGCCGCATCCTCCGGCGAAAGTCCTGTTTCCCTTATGTAAGCAGGCACATCTATTTTTTGAGTATAACAGTGCACGCCCCAGCTTTTGGCCAGTTCTTTGACAAAAGCCTCATCCTCATCAGCTTCTCGTCCGCGAAACGAATGGTTGAGATGGGCTATCGCCAAATCTATACCAAATTCTTCCTTAAAACGAAGCAACAAATGCAAAAGGCAAACCGAATCGGGCCCTCCGGAAACACCCACAAGAATTTTGTCTCCGCTTTTTATCATACGATATTTGTGGACTGTATTTTTAAATACCTCTACAATATCCATAATTTACCCACCAGAATGTTACCATTCGGCAACTTACATTTTAAAATAAATAATATCAGAAGTAATTCCGAAATACAAGCACAAAAAACAAGGCCGCTGCGGCCTTTTTCACGCGGAACAGGTATATCGCCATATACTACCCACCAGCACCGTCATATCGTCTTTTATCTTTCTGTTGTTCTCCCTCACTTTTTCAAGAATCATGTTGGCCAATTCCTGCGGATTGCTGGTACATGCCGTTTCAAGAAATTTTACTATTGCCGCTTCTTTATCGTCTTCGTTTGAAAAAGAATCCAAAGCGCCATCGCTTAGTAGGACAATGATGTCGCCGGCCTTGAGATTTTTTTTGACGCTGCTGACCTCTATGTTGTCTATAATTCCGACTGGAAGCGCTCCTCCTTTCACAACTTCTACTTTTCTGCCTCTTTTTATAAAACTGCTCACCGCTCCGGCTTTTAAAAATTCCGCTTTGCCCGAGTAGGTATCTATCAAAACCACATCCAATGTGGAAAAACTGTCTTCGTCTCTCACCAGTTGCATTGCAGAATTTAGAATATCAATGGAATTTTTACTGTCATAACCCGCTTCTAATAGCTCTTCCAGCAATGAAATAGTCCTTTCACTTTCTTTTCTCGCCGTTTCCCCTCCCCCCATTCCATCGCTTATGGCGAGCATGAAGTTGCCGCTTTCTAATTCCACAAAAGAGAAACTGTCTCCTGAAACTTCGGCTCCCTGCTCCGGGAGACTTACAACCCCCACGCTCACCCGGTAGTTGCCTTTTGGAATTGCTTTTAACCTGCATTTTGTGCTTCCGCTACGCAGAGGGCATCCTACCACTTTAATTAGAACTTCAGTTCCTACAGCTTCCTTTATACATTCTGGGATCTCTCTCTCACAGAGGTTATCCTTTATGCACGGACTTTTGACGATATTCACTTGAAGTTTGTCCGCATTTTTAATCGCGTAAACATGGTCGACCTTTGCGCCCAACTCCGAAAGCTTGCTTTTTATTCTTTCTTCCACATCAAGCAAAGTGCCCTCGGGAAACGCACCGTCCGCCAACGTCCTTATAATTTTCGCGGTGCCTTTGAAATTATTGACCATAATATCTCTTTGCTTTTTGATTATACCCTCTATTCTTACCTCAAACTCTTTTGCATTATTCATGTACCTCGATATGCCTTTAATTTCTTCAATCTTTTCGCAACGACATTTGAAAAAAACCAATTCCGAGCTGTGATATAAACCCTTCTCGCACTTTAAAATTTCGTACAATGCCCTAACTGTAGCCTTATATTCCTTCTCCCAACACGTCCTTTGCGTTCGGCAACCCTCACAGATTTCACTTTTCACTTTCTGGTAAAACTTTTCGAAAAAACCCTGTTCTTTAATATTCCCTGGCGGTAATATCAAAGCTCTTGAAAGGTCGTCGAAAAGTCTTGCAACTTCATAAAGCCGGTCCTTAAAGATTTCCCTCTTTATCGCCAGTTCATCCTCGGTTTCTTTCACATAAACATATTTTGTTATATTCTCCAGCAGTTTTTCCGGCAATAGTAAAAATATACAAAGTCCAAAAATCAATGAAGGCAGTCTTATGGCAGCTTCTCCCATAAAACCTGCATACAAGTTTAAGAAGATATATCCTAGTGCAAACCCGGCGGCAACCCCATACTTACCTAGGTTGCAAAAAGCTCCGCCGACCATGCCGGAAAAAGCTAAAGCCCCCGCCGACCATGAAGCAGCCGATGATGGATTCCCCATAATCCCCAGCATAGCTCCTGCGGCAGCACCGGCTCCCGGCCCGCCAGCCGCAGAGGAAACCAGGGCCACTACTGCACTCAATGCCTCTTTTAAGTTGATATTGAAGAATTCCCAGAAACTCATTACCCTTAATACGCCGCCTGCCATCAAAATAAGGCACAGACTTTTTTCTATTTTTGTCGAACTGCTTTTAAAAAGGCCCGGCAAACCGTAAGGAATAACGTGGAAAAAGATAAAAGAAAGCCCGGCTTCCATTAAAATTAAGAGGTAATCGTACAAACTCGCGCTTTTCATCGTAAACATCAAAATACCAGATCCTGCAGATGAAACTAAGACACATACTCCGACAAGC is part of the Caldanaerovirga acetigignens genome and harbors:
- the spoIIE gene encoding stage II sporulation protein E, with the protein product MIKLINRTKIHKAYLAVPQMSLAVDSMILHVAAFFLGRVPILEIYPLGISITAAAAFYRGKFLTVGIASLLGTFTAAGELMAVKYFAATTIFTIIYSMLRNKVKNRDLLVGVCVLVSSAGSGILMFTMKSASLYDYLLILMEAGLSFIFFHVIPYGLPGLFKSSSTKIEKSLCLILMAGGVLRVMSFWEFFNINLKEALSAVVALVSSAAGGPGAGAAAGAMLGIMGNPSSAASWSAGALAFSGMVGGAFCNLGKYGVAAGFALGYIFLNLYAGFMGEAAIRLPSLIFGLCIFLLLPEKLLENITKYVYVKETEDELAIKREIFKDRLYEVARLFDDLSRALILPPGNIKEQGFFEKFYQKVKSEICEGCRTQRTCWEKEYKATVRALYEILKCEKGLYHSSELVFFKCRCEKIEEIKGISRYMNNAKEFEVRIEGIIKKQRDIMVNNFKGTAKIIRTLADGAFPEGTLLDVEERIKSKLSELGAKVDHVYAIKNADKLQVNIVKSPCIKDNLCEREIPECIKEAVGTEVLIKVVGCPLRSGSTKCRLKAIPKGNYRVSVGVVSLPEQGAEVSGDSFSFVELESGNFMLAISDGMGGGETARKESERTISLLEELLEAGYDSKNSIDILNSAMQLVRDEDSFSTLDVVLIDTYSGKAEFLKAGAVSSFIKRGRKVEVVKGGALPVGIIDNIEVSSVKKNLKAGDIIVLLSDGALDSFSNEDDKEAAIVKFLETACTSNPQELANMILEKVRENNRKIKDDMTVLVGSIWRYTCSA
- the tilS gene encoding tRNA lysidine(34) synthetase TilS, which produces MDIVEVFKNTVHKYRMIKSGDKILVGVSGGPDSVCLLHLLLRFKEEFGIDLAIAHLNHSFRGREADEDEAFVKELAKSWGVHCYTQKIDVPAYIRETGLSPEDAARRVRYAFFERVREKIKASRIALAHNSNDREETILMNIFRGSGIEGLVGIEPVRDHYIRPLIEVERGAIEEYLKKKGIPFRIDSTNFQTIYFRNKIRLELLPLIKREYCPHLSTSLKKLSEIASLDVSLLEELSREAYSGAVKRMSCGVMINLEKFEKMHDSLKFRVVRKAVEEILGNLQDFEYRHAKMLVEFIKEKPTGSRLNLPRGLVGEKSYEYFYIYGKSPPKTQSFYYELLVPGEVEIPEAGVIIGARVLEAKKDFSFEKNPHYAYLDYERIEERLAVRNRKPGDRFIPLGSGFFKKLQDFFVDNKIPVRERDRVPLVVSGDQILWVCGMRIDERYKVTESTKKVLVLEMKMKNKMQEEWPCWKI
- the hpt gene encoding hypoxanthine phosphoribosyltransferase, with amino-acid sequence MAVLEDIKEILISEEEIKKKLKELGKRITEDYRDKKDILLVGVLKGAVLFIADLIRHIDLPLQVDFMAVSSYGASTESSGVVRILKDLDENIEGKNILIVEDIIDSGLTLSYLYNMLKSRKPASIKICTLLDKPSRRKVKIKVDYLGFEIPDYFVVGYGLDYNEKYRNLPFIGILKEEAVKVAN